In Leopardus geoffroyi isolate Oge1 chromosome D1, O.geoffroyi_Oge1_pat1.0, whole genome shotgun sequence, a single window of DNA contains:
- the LOC123601500 gene encoding small VCP/p97-interacting protein yields MGMCFPCPGESAPPSPDLEEKRAKLAEAAERRQKEAASRGILDVRSVEEKRKKKEKIEKQIATSGPPPEGGLRWTVS; encoded by the exons ATGGGGATGTGTTTTCCCTGTCCGGGGGAGTCCGCGCCTCCCTCGCCGGACCTG gaagagaaaagagcaaagctTGCAGAGgctgcagagagaagacagaaggag gCTGCATCTCGGGGCATTTTGGATGTTCGGTctgtggaagaaaagagaaagaaaaaggaaaaaatagaaaaacaaattgctACATCTGGGCCCCCACCAGAAGGTGGACTTAGG tgGACAGTTTCATAA